The Candidatus Methylomirabilis sp. genomic interval AGATCATATCTCCCCCCACCCCGAGCCAGTGTTGCATGGCCCGTATGAACCGGATCGGACAGGTGCAGGTGGAGGACGACAGAAAGTTTTACTACAAGCGATGTTCGCGCTGCGGCTTTACGGTCCGGGAGTTCATGTCAGCGATTGACATTGAGCGCCTGCTGGGCTTGGGAGTGTCGGACTGGGATCACACAGAGGCTTGGCTTGACCGGATCCAGCACGAGGTCGAGACTGAAAGAGCCGCCTGACCTGTCTGCCGACAGGCAGGCCGGTGAGTTCGTTAGAGAGGGTGCAACAGTAAGAGATGGTTACGAAACAAGCGGTGCTTGAGGCGCTTGCCAAGATCCAGGATCCGGACCTCCATCGCGACATCGTCTCGCTTGGCTTCATCAGGGACGTGCAGATCAATGGCGGAAAGGTGAGCTTCATCATTGAACTGACGACCCCCGCTTGCCCGGTCCGAAAGCAGATGGAAGAGGGCGCCCGGCAGGTCGTGGCCGCTCTCCCGGGTGTGGAGCAGGTAGAGGTCACTATGACCTCTCGTGTTACCACCTCACGCGAGCCTCAGCCTTCGTACTTGCCGGGGGTGCTCAATACGGTGGCTGTCGCGAGCGGCAAAGGGGGGGTCGGCAAATCAACGGTGGCGGCAAACCTGGCCGTTGCCTTGATGCAGACAGGTGCCAAGGTCGGGCTCATGGATGCGGACGTCTACGGTCCGTGCATTCCGAAACTCATGGGCGGCGGTGGCGCATTGCAGCAGACGGAAGCCGGGAAGATGATTCCACCCCTGATGCATGGGGTGAAGATCATGTCCATGGGGTTCTTCCTGCCAACAAATGAGGCGGTGGTCTGGCGGGGTCCGATGCTGCACAAGATGGTCCAGGAATTCCTGGGCCACGTCGAGTGGGGGGAACTGGACTACCTGGTGATCGATCTGCCGCCAGGGACGGGCGATATCCAACTGAGCCTGTGCCAAACGATTCCGCTCACAGGCGCCGTGATCGTTTCTACCCCCCAGGATGTGGCGCTGGAGGTCGCTTCCAAGGCTATCCTGATGTTTGAGAAGCTCAAGACCCCGATCTTGGGGATTGTCGAGAATATGAGCTACTATGCCTGTTCGCAGTGCGGCCACCGAGATGAGATCTTCGGGCATGGCGGGGCGCGTGCGGCGAGCGAGAAGGCAGCGATCCCGTTTCTTGGCGAGATTCCGCTCGATCCATATATCCGTCGCAGTAGTGACGAGGGGAGACCAGTGGCCATGGAGTCGGCTGACTCGCCCGTGGCG includes:
- a CDS encoding Mrp/NBP35 family ATP-binding protein, with protein sequence MVTKQAVLEALAKIQDPDLHRDIVSLGFIRDVQINGGKVSFIIELTTPACPVRKQMEEGARQVVAALPGVEQVEVTMTSRVTTSREPQPSYLPGVLNTVAVASGKGGVGKSTVAANLAVALMQTGAKVGLMDADVYGPCIPKLMGGGGALQQTEAGKMIPPLMHGVKIMSMGFFLPTNEAVVWRGPMLHKMVQEFLGHVEWGELDYLVIDLPPGTGDIQLSLCQTIPLTGAVIVSTPQDVALEVASKAILMFEKLKTPILGIVENMSYYACSQCGHRDEIFGHGGARAASEKAAIPFLGEIPLDPYIRRSSDEGRPVAMESADSPVAKAFYEVAGCLAARISIANAATDAPRRPPVVTMR